The Polypterus senegalus isolate Bchr_013 chromosome 1, ASM1683550v1, whole genome shotgun sequence genomic sequence CTCATACTTACGTGAAAACATCCAAACCCCAGCCAGCTGTATATGTGAACAGCCGTGGTCCCAGGTCACGGGCTGGATTGATAGCATAACCACAATTGGATCCCATTGCAATTCCAATTACGAGAACAATCATTCCCACTAATGCAGGTTCCAGTCCCTTTGGAGCAGGTGAATTACGAGTGTCAACAAGAGCCATAAGACAGAGAAGCagagcagcagtgccaaccacctagaaaaaaaaatcataataagaCCAATAGTATTTTATCACAAAATGGTGCTTTCATAGTGAATATGACAGTGTTTCTACAAAAAAATCAGCAATCATGCAAAATGTACAGTTATCCTAGATTTTACTGTACTGAGAATGCTGAACCCTGTTACAAAGCACATGaacaggaatatttatttttcaaaggaaTAAAACAGAATGCTATGAATTTTGAGACATTAAGCACTACATTAAAGTGACTATCCTCCTGATATTCCCCATggtgttctccctgtatctgcatacaggtgccggtcataaaattagaatatcatgacaaagttgatttattttagtaattccattcaaaaagtgaaacttgtatattagattcattcattacacacagactgatgtatttcaaatgtttatttcttttaattttgatgattataactgacaactaatgaaagtcccaaattcagtatctcagaaaattagaatatcaattaagaccaatgcaaaaaaaggatttttagaaatgttggccaactgaaaggtatgaacatgaaaagtatgaacatgtacagcactcaatatttagttggggctcttttggcctggattactgcagcaatgcggcgtggcatggagtcgatcagtctgtggcactgctcaggtgttatgagccTTCagttcttctgaattgttgggtctggcgtattgcatcttcctcttcacaatactctatagattttctatggggttaaggtcaggcgagtttgttggccaatcaagaacagggataccatggtccttaaaccaggtactggtagttttggcactttgtacaggtgccaggtcctgttggaaaatgaaatctgcatctccataaagtttgtcagcagcaggaagcatgaagtgctctaaaacttcctggtagacggctgtgttgaccttggacctcagaaaacacaatggaccaacaccagcagatgacatggcaccccaaaccatcactgactgtggaaactttacactggacctcaagcaacgtggattctgtgcctctcctctcttcctccagactctgggaccttgatttccaaaggaaatgcaaaatttactttcatcagagaacataactttggaccactcagcagcagtccagtcctttttgtctttagaccaggcgagatgcttctgacgctgtctcttgttcaagagtggcttgacacaaggaatgcgacagctgataCCCATGTCTTACATACGtttgtgcgtggtggttcttgaagcactgactccagctgcagtccactctttgtgaatcttccccacagttttgaatgggttttgtttcacaatcctctccagggtgcggttatccctattgcttgtacactttttctaccacatcttgtccttccttcgcctctctattaatgtgcttggacacagagctctgtgaacagccagcctctttagcaatgaccttttgtgtcttgccctccttgtgcaaggtgtcaatggttgtcttttggacaactgtcaagtcagcagtcttccccatgattgtgtagcctacagaactagactgagagaccatttaaaggcttttgcaggtgttttgagttaattagctgattagagtgtggcaccaggtgtcttcaatattgaaccttttcacaatattctaattttccgagatactgaatttgggactttcattagttgtcagttataatcatcaaaattaaaagaaataaacatttgaaatacattagcctgtgtgtaatgaatgaatctaatatataggtttcactttttgaatggaattactgaaatatatcaactttgtcatgatattctaattttatgactggcacctgtatgtCTGCATAGGTTACTTTCATGTTCTGCAGTTATCTTCACACATCTCACATTCAGGTATGAGGATAATTGGTTGCAATTAATGGGCTCCATCAATTAATGGGCTCCATTAGTGTAAGTGTGAGTGTGCGTGTGAATGACTATTGCAAAGGGCTGACACACTGTACAGGCTTAGTTCCTGCCACGTGTTTGTTGCTGCCAGCATAGAGTCTGGCCCTGGCATCCCTTGACTAGATAAGATAGTTAGAAAATGGAGGCATGTTATATCATGAGAGCACCGTGGTGGTTCATTTGTTGAAacttctgcctcacagttccaaaaAACTGGGTTCAAATAATTGCCAGGTCACTGCATGTGAAGTTGATACATTCCCTCTAAGTGTATATGGGTTTCTCTAACACATCCCAAGGACATgaatgttagattaattggcagATACCTAAGATAGGCTGGGGTGTCACCCTTGCTTGGGTTCATGACATAAACCGAAAAAAACGTCAGTGGAAACTTTGGATTCCTGTTCTCATGAAATGGAAAAAGTACAGTCAGTGTTACAGATAGAAGGATGAGTCTTCAGACAGTGGGTGTAACTCACCTGGTCTACAAATCCATTTGCTGTTGTCAGGTATGCTGCAGGGTATGTTGCAAAGATATAGGCTGTTGCTGTAGGGCCGGTGACAGTCAGATTGCCACCACCATAACTCATGATAGCGTCTAAGTAACAGAATATTGAGATACATCAGTTTTCTAGCCATAGCCAGAGGAGAAGAACACACATTATTTTCTGTGACCCTCACTACTTTGCACACATATATATGCTGaacttaacatactgtacatataatataAAAGCTAGCAATAAAAGCATATCACATTTTAGCATGTGATATATGACTGGGCATGAGATGAATGGATGTTGGAGACTTTCCACCTAAACGCAAAAGCTTTTCcaactaacaaaaataaatttcaaataataatgtTTGTTGACCTGTACAAAGGGGTTAGATTTCTTAAAAATGGGATGTCTGACCAGGTGCTCAAAACAAAGTATGTAAAGAACCGTTCGGATTAGCAGATAAGTTCTTTAAAATATGGTCATACCTATttagtatgtttttaaaataaagatttttcctGCCATTATAAAAATATCTCACATGCTGCATAGTGCCTGAAGCTCACTTATATATAGAGTAAATATGAcgtaaatatgttttaaattggcatgcaaagaaaaatgcattcttttttaCCGCCATATTTCTTTGTCTTACTACTTCTATTATAGGCACAGGCATTTAGATGATTCCATAGAACTGTCATTTTTAAAGAACACATTTCAATATGTTTGTTCCTTGCACATACACTAGGAAATATTTTCTTATACATTACTtagaaatcaataataatacaattctcaCCATAATACTGTGCAAACACAGTGGCAGCTCCCAGGTATGCACCAATAATCTGAGATAGCACGTAGAAAGGAAGCTTGCTCCATTGGAAGCGACCAAGTAAACAAAAAGCAAGAGAGACTGCAGGATTCAAATGGGCacctaaacaaaatcaaaaatacaacttttaaAAGCCAGATATGCTATGAAAGttcaataaagaagaaaaaactatCGCCTTGAGTTAACAGGTCGGATTGGTCTCAAATTATTCTCTGTTTCAGAAAGATCTTCAAGCaaagtaaatgttaatttttggaaAATTTCCACCTATGCATTATCAAAAGAGCTAAATCCAACTCAGGGTCATGGGGTTAAAGGCCCTCCTAGCAgcataaatttagaaaaaaaaaacacatagataCAGGGAAACTGTGCAAATACTACAAAGAGAGAGATGTGTTTAATATTTGAGCCCAGGAGTCAGGCGCTGTGAGCCAGCACCTTGTCTGAAATgcctgtacaagaaaaaaaaaaaaattattaaagagtGAGAACTTTCCATTTAAGCATATATTTGTTCTACCTTTCTATTTTCCTAATGTGTGTGAAATTGCTATAATGATTTAGAATAAGAACAtaacattttaagaaatattcTGTTGAGAATAGCCTTTTCCAATACAACCTGATTTCAAGGTATTGCAAAGTACTATTTGCtatagcaggggtgcccacactttttctgcttgcgagctacttttaaaataaccaggtcgagatgatctacctacattaaaaattatatatctatactaataaaaggcaaagccctcactgactgactgactgactcactcactcactcactcactcactcactcactcatcacgaattctccaagttcccgtgtgggtaggtCATAAgttttcatgtgacatcatcacgcctccacgtaatcacgtgaactgactgtcaatgcagtacgtagaaaaccaggaagagctccaaaaagcgctgaattgagaaggcagcgaaacaataagaagcgagcaagtgacatatacaaccatattcatgagtgctgctactttggaaacaaagcacagtgtaaacctaaagtttaaattaagttcatagacaggctgccgctgccgtttgtcatgcccacaggtaatgcgggatacaagtttaatgagaggacgcaggatataaacg encodes the following:
- the LOC120527886 gene encoding aquaporin-3-like isoform X2 yields the protein MEKVFKVLRVKNQLFKECLAELLGDYVLIIFGCGAVAQVTTSYDTKGQFLSINLAFAIGITFGVHIAHGISGAHLNPAVSLAFCLLGRFQWSKLPFYVLSQIIGAYLGAATVFAQYYDAIMSYGGGNLTVTGPTATAYIFATYPAAYLTTANGFVDQVVGTAALLLCLMALVDTRNSPAPKGLEPALVGMIVLVIGIAMGSNCGYAINPARDLGPRLFTYTAGWGLDVFTEDTH